The Euphorbia lathyris chromosome 3, ddEupLath1.1, whole genome shotgun sequence genome contains a region encoding:
- the LOC136224769 gene encoding serine/threonine-protein kinase-like protein ACR4: MGISSNLGRESRDFLIWVLNAGVFVQLVVLSDLWCLVSGLGSMSSIAISYGENGPVFCGLKSDGSHLVTCYGSNSAIIYGTPAHFPFIGLTAGDGFVCGLLMGSNQPYCWGNSGYIQMGVPQPMVKDAEYLEISAGDYHLCGLRNPLTGRRRNTSLVDCWGYNMTKNYAFDGQIQSISAGSEFNCGLFAQNRSVFCWGDETSSHVISLTPKDMRFQRIAAGGYHVCGILEANARAFCWGRSLDLEEEISVAYSGQGNVDLPPSDSMLSIVGGKFHACGIKSNDHGVICWGFTVKPSTPAPSDIKVYEVAAGNYFTCGILAEKSLLPVCWGLGFPSSLPMAVSPGLCKATPCTPGSYEFSSENAPCKSPKSHVCLPCSNGCPAEMYQKKECTAKSDRLCDYNCSSCYAAECFSNCSALYSDAFRGKKDEKFWSMQIPVIIVEIGFALFLVIVVCATAICYVRYRLRNCQCSVKESKSKNKRSTAPFPKDSGKIRPDLDELKIRRAQTFGYEELERATNGFKEESIVGRGSFSCVYKGVLKNGTVVAVKKAIFSSDKQRNSKEFHTELDLLSRLNHAHLLNLLGYCEEGGERLLVYEFMAHGSLHQHLHGKKALKEQLDWVRRVTIAVQAARGIEYLHGYACPPVIHRDIKSSNILIDEEHNARVADFGLSLLGPSDSSSPLAELPAGTLGYLDPEYYRLHYLTTKSDVYSFGVLLLEILSGRKAIDMQYEDGNIVEWAVPLIKSADISEILDPVLKPPSDTEALKRIANVACKCVRMKGKERPSMDKVTTALERALVQLMGSPSIEQPILPTEVVLGSSRLHKKSSQRSSNRSASETEVVVVEGEDQRIEFRAPSWITFPSVTSSQRRKSSVSEADVDGKNLEARNIGYVGNVGDGLRRLEEEIGPASPQQNLFLQHNF; encoded by the coding sequence ATGGGGATTTCCAGCAATTTAGGTAGAGAATCTAGGGATTTCCTTATCTGGGTTTTGAAtgctggagtttttgtgcaacTTGTGGTTCTATCAGATTTATGGTGCTTAGTTTCAGGCCTAGGTTCAATGTCTTCCATTGCAATATCTTATGGAGAGAATGGTCCTGTTTTTTGTGGCTTAAAATCAGATGGGTCTCATCTTGTGACTTGTTATGGTTCAAATTCAGCTATAATCTATGGCACTCCAGCTCATTTTCCTTTTATAGGCCTAACTGCTGGTGATGGGTTTGTTTGTGGTCTTCTAATGGGGTCTAACCAGCCATATTGTTGGGGAAATAGTGGTTATATTCAAATGGGTGTTCCTCAACCTATGGTTAAAGATGCAGAATATTTGGAAATCAGTGCTGGGGATTACCATTTATGTGGTCTGAGAAATCCATTAACTGGCAGGCGTAGGAACACCTCTCTTGTGGATTGTTGGGGTTATAATATGACTAAGAACTATGCTTTTGATGGGCAGATTCAATCAATTTCAGCCGGTTCCGAGTTTAATTGTGGCTTGTTTGCTCAGAACAGGAGTGTTTTTTGCTGGGGGGATGAGACTAGTAGCCATGTAATCAGTTTAACTCCGAAAGATATGAGGTTTCAACGGATTGCGGCAGGGGGGTATCATGTTTGTGGGATTCTAGAGGCAAATGCTAGGGCTTTTTGTTGGGGGAGAAGTTTGGATCTTGAGGAAGAGATTTCTGTGGCTTATTCCGGTCAAGGAAATGTCGATTTGCCTCCGAGTGATTCAATGCTTTCGATTGTCGGGGGGAAGTTTCATGCTTGTGGGATTAAAAGCAATGATCATGGTGTGATTTGTTGGGGTTTTACTGTAAAACCAAGCACTCCTGCTCCTAGTGACATTAAGGTGTATGAAGTTGCTGCTGGAAATTACTTCACATGTGGAATTCTTGCTGAAAAATCTCTGTTGCCGGTTTGTTGGGGTCTCGGGTTCCCTAGCTCTCTCCCTATGGCTGTCTCGCCTGGACTCTGCAAGGCTACACCTTGCACTCCTGGTTCATATGAGTTTAGTAGTGAAAATGCACCTTGCAAGTCCCCGAAATCTCATGTCTGCTTGCCCTGTAGTAATGGTTGTCCTGCTGAAATGTATCAGAAAAAGGAATGTACTGCGAAATCAGACCGCCTGTGTGATTACAATTGTTCGAGTTGTTACGCTGCAGAATGCTTCTCGAATTGTTCTGCACTTTATTCTGATGCTTTTAGAGGAAAGAAGGATGAGAAGTTTTGGTCAATGCAGATACCAGTGATCATTGTGGAGATTGGTTTCGCCTTGTTTCTTGTGATTGTTGTATGTGCAACTGCGATTTGCTATGTTCGGTACAGATTGAGAAATTGTCAATGCTCGGTGAAGGAATCGAAATCCAAGAACAAAAGGAGTACTGCTCCTTTCCCTAAAGACAGTGGAAAGATCAGGCCTGACTTGGATGAACTTAAGATACGGAGAGCACAGACGTTCGGTTATGAGGAACTTGAAAGGGCTACAAATGGCTTCAAAGAAGAGTCTATAGTTGGAAGAGGAAGTTTTTCTTGTGTTTATAAAGGGGTTTTGAAGAATGGGACAGTTGTTGCTGTTAAAAAGGCGATATTTTCTTCCGATAAGCAGAGGAACTCGAAAGAATTCCACACCGAACTTGATCTATTGTCGAGGCTAAATCATGCCCATTTGCTCAATTTGCTCGGTTATTGTGAAGAAGGCGGAGAAAGGCTTCTAGTTTATGAGTTCATGGCTCATGGTTCCTTGCACCAACACCTTCATGGGAAGAAGGCCTTGAAAGAGCAATTGGATTGGGTTCGACGGGTCACCATTGCAGTCCAAGCAGCAAGGGGAATCGAATACCTTCACGGTTATGCTTGTCCGCCCGTAATTCATCGAGATATCAAGTCTTCCAACATTCTGATCGACGAAGAACACAATGCTCGTGTAGCTGATTTCGGTCTCTCTTTGCTAGGACCATCCGATAGTAGCTCCCCGTTAGCTGAACTACCTGCAGGCACTCTCGGTTATCTCGACCCTGAGTACTACAGACTTCACTACCTTACCACAAAATCAGATGTCTACAGCTTCGGTGTACTGCTCTTGGAAATCCTCAGCGGACGAAAGGCTATAGATATGCAGTATGAAGACGGAAACATAGTCGAATGGGCAGTTCCTTTGATCAAATCTGCTGATATATCAGAAATCTTGGATCCGGTCCTGAAGCCACCTTCTGATACGGAAGCACTTAAACGAATAGCCAATGTAGCTTGCAAGTGTGTGAGAATGAAAGGCAAGGAGAGACCATCAATGGATAAAGTGACAACCGCGTTAGAAAGAGCTCTCGTGCAGCTAATGGGAAGCCCTTCAATCGAGCAACCGATATTGCCAACAGAAGTGGTACTTGGAAGCAGTAGATTGCACAAGAAATCTTCGCAGAGGTCTTCGAATAGATCAGCTTCGGAGACTGAAGTAGTAGTAGTAGAAGGTGAGGATCAAAGGATCGAATTTCGAGCACCTTCGTGGATAACATTTCCGAGTGTTACGTCTTCGCAGAGACGGAAATCATCGGTATCGGAAGCGGATGTTGATGGGAAAAACTTGGAAGCAAGAAATATAGGGTATGTTGGAAATGTAGGGGATGGTTTGAGGAGATTAGAGGAAGAAATTGGACCTGCATCACCTCAACAAAACTTGTTCTTGCAGCATAATTTCTGA